One window of Thermococcus sp. genomic DNA carries:
- a CDS encoding cyclase family protein, which produces MIVDLSVPLSDDTPAYPDDPPVSVRLWAVIDRDGYYMNVLKLGEHSGTHVDAPAHFIPGGKTVDEMPLDRFVGKGMVVDVRNGSGPVKLDEIPDSGYFDRMVLFLTGGRELSPEVALFLVAEGIRAVGTDAMSIGDDAVHKILLSAEVPIFENLTNLEVLLGVEFTFMAFPLKIEGGSGGPVRAVAFVE; this is translated from the coding sequence ATGATAGTGGATCTTTCGGTGCCCCTCTCGGACGATACCCCTGCCTATCCGGACGACCCGCCGGTTAGCGTTAGGCTCTGGGCCGTCATTGACAGGGACGGCTACTACATGAACGTCCTCAAGCTTGGCGAGCACTCAGGGACGCACGTTGATGCACCTGCTCATTTCATCCCCGGGGGAAAGACCGTTGACGAGATGCCTTTGGACAGGTTTGTGGGAAAGGGTATGGTCGTAGATGTCAGGAACGGAAGCGGCCCGGTAAAGCTCGACGAGATTCCGGATTCAGGCTACTTCGATAGAATGGTCCTGTTCCTGACGGGCGGAAGGGAGCTCTCCCCGGAGGTGGCTCTGTTCTTGGTGGCGGAGGGGATTAGAGCAGTTGGCACAGATGCGATGAGCATCGGCGACGATGCCGTCCACAAGATACTACTGTCGGCCGAAGTACCGATTTTCGAGAACCTGACCAACCTCGAAGTTCTTCTGGGTGTGGAGTTCACATTTATGGCATTTCCCCTGAAAATAGAGGGCGGCTCAGGGGGTCCCGTGAGGGCTGTGGCTTTTGTGGAATGA
- a CDS encoding cell wall-binding repeat-containing protein — protein sequence MIGKRVMTILFGLLMVATPVTFSNVSASTSVTVILASDNEADCTIAEYLANVTGAVVVTTTWGVYDPNVTAEIMSYAPDEVIIIGGPDAVVEQYVSDLQELGITVERWGGQNRYETNLQVMEKAMEKFGLKFNESVIVPGNDSLAIKNALKVAVQNRAMVLYVNKTTNVTKLMERFQIREALAFGSPASKKLMERVKEQLRGCNCTASEVQLNVTKETVLQLMIQVRERVRTIKEIANETNCTQLMQQVRVMEMTMEKANQALQAGNYTYAYQLMLELQVRTQFGLKAANGEMRKMLGNSEKMALEREMIKLQAQVSVMERADINVTGINALMEQLRVAIQNGQYEQARGLMNQIKAMVREAYQKGKETIRSNPPAKSSKGRKH from the coding sequence ATGATAGGAAAAAGAGTGATGACAATCCTCTTTGGATTGCTGATGGTAGCGACACCAGTAACGTTCAGCAACGTAAGTGCGAGCACGAGCGTGACGGTGATCTTAGCGAGCGACAACGAGGCAGACTGCACCATTGCCGAATATCTGGCGAACGTAACCGGGGCCGTGGTAGTCACGACCACGTGGGGCGTCTATGACCCGAACGTTACGGCGGAGATTATGAGCTACGCCCCGGATGAGGTGATAATAATCGGCGGGCCCGATGCTGTGGTTGAACAGTACGTCAGCGACCTTCAGGAGCTTGGCATAACTGTCGAGCGCTGGGGCGGCCAGAACAGATACGAAACAAACCTCCAGGTGATGGAAAAGGCTATGGAAAAATTTGGCCTGAAATTCAACGAAAGCGTTATCGTGCCGGGCAATGACAGCCTCGCCATAAAGAACGCCCTCAAAGTCGCGGTTCAGAACAGGGCGATGGTGCTCTACGTCAACAAGACAACCAACGTTACAAAGCTCATGGAGAGATTTCAGATACGCGAGGCATTGGCCTTTGGAAGTCCGGCATCCAAGAAGCTCATGGAGCGCGTGAAGGAGCAACTCAGGGGGTGCAACTGTACCGCCAGTGAAGTCCAGCTCAACGTCACGAAGGAAACTGTGCTTCAGCTCATGATTCAGGTTAGGGAACGCGTTAGAACCATCAAGGAGATAGCGAACGAAACCAACTGCACCCAGCTCATGCAGCAGGTGCGCGTCATGGAAATGACGATGGAAAAGGCCAACCAGGCCCTCCAGGCAGGCAACTACACCTACGCGTATCAGCTTATGCTCGAACTTCAGGTAAGGACGCAGTTTGGCCTCAAGGCGGCAAACGGAGAAATGAGGAAAATGCTGGGTAACAGCGAAAAGATGGCGCTTGAAAGGGAAATGATCAAGCTCCAGGCACAGGTATCGGTGATGGAACGGGCTGACATCAACGTTACCGGGATAAACGCCCTCATGGAGCAGCTCAGGGTTGCAATCCAAAACGGTCAGTACGAGCAGGCGAGGGGGCTCATGAACCAGATAAAGGCCATGGTAAGGGAGGCTTACCAGAAAGGAAAGGAAACCATACGGAGCAACCCTCCCGCGAAGTCGTCTAAAGGAAGAAAGCATTGA
- a CDS encoding ribonuclease P protein component 4 translates to MGRKKFLRQREQREKRRIARERIEILFTLAERVFPYEPELANRYVEIALAVQQKARIRMPGKWKRRYCKKCHSLLVPGRNARVRLRNGHVVIKCLNCGHIMRYPYTREQKKKRRERQKGADSNP, encoded by the coding sequence ATGGGCAGGAAAAAGTTTCTCCGTCAGAGGGAGCAGAGGGAGAAGAGGAGAATTGCCAGGGAAAGGATTGAGATACTCTTCACCTTGGCGGAGCGTGTTTTCCCATACGAGCCCGAATTAGCCAACCGCTACGTTGAGATAGCCCTCGCAGTTCAGCAGAAGGCGAGGATAAGGATGCCGGGGAAGTGGAAGCGGCGCTACTGCAAGAAATGCCACTCCCTCCTTGTTCCCGGAAGAAATGCCCGGGTGAGGCTCAGAAACGGCCACGTCGTGATCAAATGCCTCAACTGCGGACACATAATGAGGTATCCATACACAAGGGAGCAGAAGAAAAAGAGAAGGGAGCGGCAAAAAGGGGCCGATTCAAACCCCTGA